Part of the Kamptonema formosum PCC 6407 genome, TTTAAAGAAGGGAGTTTCCGCTGGAATCGCTTGGAAAATTTGCTCAAAAATGCTAGGGATAGCGAGGATTACGATATTAGTAAGGTATTGAATCAGGCGCTAGAGTTCTTGTTTTCGGAGCGGGGAGATTTCATTCGCGAGCGCATTGTCGAGGAATTAGTTAAAAGTTTAGATGTACTCTCTCGCACTGCTTTTGCTAATGCTAAGGCTGTAGTCAGCGAATGGTTCGGTGTAAAGGCGGATTCACCTGTGGTCACACCTGGGGAACAGCAGAGTTTAGAACACATTAAAAGGATCTGGGGGATTCTGCAAGATACTCCCGGTTTTGATGGGATGAAGGCATTAGAATATATACCGCAGTTGTTGGTTAAACCACAATTACAACAAATGGGACAGCAAGTGGCGGGGCGTTTAGCTCAAAGAGCGATCGCGCGTCTAATTCGCGAGTTTTTGCTGGCTGGGGAAACGCCAGTTTTTGAGGAGAATGGACATAAGCCATATTCCGATCCGCAGCTATATTTGCCTGATGCTAAATAGAGGGAGGGGCTAGCCCCTAGCCCCTAACCGACGAAAGCGGTTTCTAAGCTATTACGCATCTAATTCCAGTTCCCCAAAAGTATACTACAATAGCCTCAGAGTTTAAAGATGACTGTATGAAAGTAAACTACCAAGAAAGAATTGAGGCAACTGTCACTGAATTAAAAATAATTATACAGCGACAGCGAACGATAACTAACAGACAAAAAGTTCAGGCACTTTATTTACTAAAATCTGGGTCTAGCCAGAGTATTACAGAAGTAGCTGAACGTTTAGGAGTACATAGAATTACCGTACAAAGATGGTTAAAACAATATAGTAATGGCGGTTTGTCAGAATTATTAAAACTGCGCCATTCAACAGGGAGACCGCGAGTAATTCCCCAAGAAGTAATCGCAGGACTATCGACAAAGATCGGCGAGGAAACCTGCGAGTTTAAGAGTTATAAAGAAATTGTGAGCTGGGTAGAAGAGAACTATCAAGTATCCGTCAAATATCAAACTTTACACAAGCAACTGCACTATCGGATGAAAGCTAAGTTAAAAGTACCTAAATGTTTGAGTAACAAAAAAGACGAGTTAGCAGAGAGGGAGTTTAAAAAAGACTAGAAAAATTGCTGAAAGTAGTTTTTGGTTTGGTATTAATTTTGCTCGGAAATCGGCAACTCAATCCTAAACTTAGTCCCTTTTCCAAGTGTAGAACAACACCGCAAATTACCTTGATGGTTATCTGTCACAATTTGATAGCTAGTTGCTAACCCCATACCCGTACCTTTTCCGACAGGCTTAGTAGTAAAAAATGGATTAAAGATTTTTTCTTGAACTTGAGAACTCATTCCACAACCATTATCTTGAATGGAGATCGAAAGCTGATTTGTAGAAACAATAGAAGTAGTAATTGTAATCTTAGGAACATAATCTACTTTTTCTACTGATTCTAGACTCTCTTGCTTTTGTTCAATCGCATCAACAGCATTAACCAACAAATTCAGAAACACCTGATTTAACAAACCGCCATAACATTCAATTAAGGGTAAAGTTCCATAGTTCTTGACTACAGAAATTTCTTTTTGTTCGGCAGACCTATTCAAGCGATTTTGTAAAATAATTAACGTACTCTCGATATTTTCGTGAATATCTATTGGTTTTAACTCAGCTTCATCCAAGCGCGAAAATGTCCGCAGAGACTTAACGATATCACTGATGCGTGTGGCTCCAGTTTTCATTGATTCCAGCAAGTTAGAAAAATCACTTACCAGATACTCAAGCTCAATATCTTCTATAAATTTAGAAATCGTCGGCGATGGACTCGGATAATGGTGTTGGTAGAGTCGAACTAGCTCAATTAAGTAACTAGCATAATCAGCGGCGGGTTGAAGATTGCCATAAATAAAACTCACAGGGTTATTAATTTCATGGGCAATACCGGCTACTAACTGCCCCAAACTTGACATTTTTTCGGCTTGAATTAACTGAGTTTGGGTATTTTGCAACTTTTTGAGGGTTGTTGTTAATTCTTCAGATTGCAGCCGCAGTTGAATTTCTGATTGACGTACTGCTGCTTCCGCCTTTATCCGCTCTATTTCTGCACCAGCACGAGTGGCAAAGATTCTTAAGATTGCTGACTGCATTTCTATATCTTGCACCATTGGCTTAGTGTCTAAAACTGCCAGCAATCCCAAAGGATTACCAGCAGCATCCATAATCGGCAAACCAGCATAACTTTCAGCTTGGAGAGCGACTAAATCAGTATCTTCCGGAAAAAGTGATTGCACTGAATTTGGGTATAGGCAAAAATCCGCTTGAGAATAAACATTCTCACAGGGAGCCCCGGCTAGATTGTAAGTAAAATTATCGCCAAAGTCGTCTAATGCCCAAAATGCTAGAGTTTTTGCACTCAATTTTTCTGAGTCAATAAATTCAGCGATGAAAGCATAACGAACTTCTAATACCTGGGCAATATATTGAACGCAACTTTGGAAGAATTCTTCACCAGTTTTAGCCGCCGTACCCTCGACAATTAAGCGAAGAGCTTGTTCTTGACGTTTGCGTTCTGAGATATCAACAATGATTGACCAGATATATTGACTCCCATCGTTACCTGTGACTAACACTCCGAGCAATTCTACAGGGAACAAAGAGCCATCCTTACGGATATACTCTTTTTGGTAGGGGCCAAAACGACCGATGGTGTTAAGCAATTCTAATTGACGGATTTCATCATCAGCATACTTTTCAGGAGTTAAATCAAAATAGCTTAATTGGTTCAGTTCCTCAAGAGAATACCCATAGATTGTTTCGGCGGCGCTATTGACTTTGATAAAATGGCCCTGAATATTATTGAGTGCAATTCCTACAGGACACAAGTCAAAAAGCGATCGCAGTTTTTCTTCGCTGGTGCGTAGAGCCTCTTCTGCTTGTTTGCGATCGCTGATATCAAAGTTAACCCCGATCATTTTTTGAGGATTGCCCTCGGCATCGCGACGAACTAGACCGAATGCTTTAATGAAATGGAGACTACCATCAGGATGAATCACGCGAAATTCAGTATCATATTCTGCTTGTCCCAAGATAGCTTGGCGGCCTAATGTTTGGGCAGCATCTCGGTCATCAGGATGTACTCCCTGCATCCAAATTTCGTAAGCTAATCTGGTGTTAGAGTTTTTGGTTATGCCATATAGCTCGTACATCCTTTCGTCCCAAAAGAGGCTATTGTGTACGATGTCCCATTCCCAACAGCCAATTCCCCCAGACTTGAGTGATAATGATAAACGCTCCGATATTTCTTTCACTTTGGCTTCAGCTTCTTTGCGAGCCGTAATATCACTTGCTATCCCCAAAAATCCCGTAATTGTACCTTCTTCATCGCGCAATGCAGTTACGGAAACTTGTACGGGAAAACGAGAACCATCTTTACGAATATGAGTCCATTCACTTTCGTCAAGCATTCCCAAACGCGCCTTGGCAGTAAATACTTCAAATCCTAGAGTAATTGGTTTGCCAAGTTCTGCGGTAAGTTCGGCTGCACGTTGTTTGACTTCTTCTAAATCATGAAAAATTGCTGGTGTAACTTTGCCTATTAATTCGGCTGATGAATATCCCAAAAATCTTTGGGCGGCAGCATTAATGGTTTTGATGATGCCATGAATATCTGTAGAAATGATTGTATAGTTAGCACCGTCTAAAATTGCTTGCTGTAGTTGAGTGATTTCGATGAGCTTGGCTTCAGCTTCTTTGCGCTCAGTAATATCTTCCGAGATCCCTAGTAAGTATTTAGGATTCCCAACTTCATCAAGGATGGGGATTTTTCTTGTATGTAGAATTCGAGTGCCTTGATGATTTGTTTGAACCTGTTCTTCAGGAATATCCAAAACATTGCCATTACTCAAGGTTTCTCGATCTTTGGCTATGAAAAAATCTGCTTCTGCGGGCGGGAAAAAGTCATAGTCACTTTTTCCTAATAATACTTCTTTAGGATAGCCAAGTAGTTCTTCACCAGCCTTGTTAAAGCGCAAAAATTGAAGAGTCTCGGCATCTTTGACAAAGAGCATATTGGGAATATTTTCAATAATCGAGTTGAGGAAGTTCTGCATCTGCCAGTTTTCTATATCTGCTTGTTTGCGATCGGTAATATCGCGAGATACGCCTACTGTTAAGATTGTCTCGCCTACTTCGTTCCGAATTACTGACTTAATGGTGTTGAACATCTGCACCTTGCCATCATAACGGGTAACAGGTTCCTCAATTTCTAGGGATTTCCCAGTCTCAAACACATAAGCATCATCGCGAATGTATTGCAGTGTATAGTCTGGTTCATTAAAGGGAGCATCAATCATATCTTTGAGTTGCTCGTTGGTCAGACCGTAATAGTCTCGAAATGCCTTGTTTGCCCAGACAATGCGAGATTGAGGGCCTTTGACCAGCACCATATCAGTAATGGCATCTAGAATTTGATGATACTTTTGTTCGTTTTGACGTAGGTTTTTTTCGGCAGCTTTGCGATCGCTAATATCCTTGATCATGCCAATTACGCAATCCTGCCCATCCAGCCGTTCTACCGTAGCGGATATTAAAACCGTCTTAGCTTGTCTTGAGGAAGTGCGAATTACTACTTCAAAATTTTGGATTCTCCTTTCCCGAATTAAGGTGTGTCGGAAGTGGTGCAAATCCTTAAGATCGTCCCAAAGTTCGATTTCTACACAGGTTTTCCCGATGATGTCTGTATGCGTCCTCTCTAATAACTCACACAGACTTTCATTTACATTCAAACAACGTCCTTCTGTGAGTGTGGCAATCCAAGCGGGATCGGGACTGGTATGAAAAATAGTTGAGAATTTAGTTTCTGATTC contains:
- a CDS encoding helix-turn-helix domain-containing protein, which produces MKVNYQERIEATVTELKIIIQRQRTITNRQKVQALYLLKSGSSQSITEVAERLGVHRITVQRWLKQYSNGGLSELLKLRHSTGRPRVIPQEVIAGLSTKIGEETCEFKSYKEIVSWVEENYQVSVKYQTLHKQLHYRMKAKLKVPKCLSNKKDELAEREFKKD
- a CDS encoding PAS domain S-box protein, encoding MSFPLNYDPSLDRPIDESDPAQQSLRDRQLRALFETTLDAIAIADDRGRYVDINPAACELLGLEKNEILGRCISDFLEPGFNFQALWQQFQQQEKVRGEIRLVRPDGDIRIVEYAATANFLPHRHLSVMRDITQNKRAEAQVRELTRKLEQTQAQLRENGIDSANISTPTEYHRLEQIARHIPGVIYQFRQRPDGTFHFPYSSDGIREIYGVSPEEVTDDASKAFGAIHLEDLDSVTQSILESASHLTPWYCEYRSCLPDGRMLWLVGNATPEREADGSTLWHGYIRDITDSKSREIALHESETKFSTIFHTSPDPAWIATLTEGRCLNVNESLCELLERTHTDIIGKTCVEIELWDDLKDLHHFRHTLIRERRIQNFEVVIRTSSRQAKTVLISATVERLDGQDCVIGMIKDISDRKAAEKNLRQNEQKYHQILDAITDMVLVKGPQSRIVWANKAFRDYYGLTNEQLKDMIDAPFNEPDYTLQYIRDDAYVFETGKSLEIEEPVTRYDGKVQMFNTIKSVIRNEVGETILTVGVSRDITDRKQADIENWQMQNFLNSIIENIPNMLFVKDAETLQFLRFNKAGEELLGYPKEVLLGKSDYDFFPPAEADFFIAKDRETLSNGNVLDIPEEQVQTNHQGTRILHTRKIPILDEVGNPKYLLGISEDITERKEAEAKLIEITQLQQAILDGANYTIISTDIHGIIKTINAAAQRFLGYSSAELIGKVTPAIFHDLEEVKQRAAELTAELGKPITLGFEVFTAKARLGMLDESEWTHIRKDGSRFPVQVSVTALRDEEGTITGFLGIASDITARKEAEAKVKEISERLSLSLKSGGIGCWEWDIVHNSLFWDERMYELYGITKNSNTRLAYEIWMQGVHPDDRDAAQTLGRQAILGQAEYDTEFRVIHPDGSLHFIKAFGLVRRDAEGNPQKMIGVNFDISDRKQAEEALRTSEEKLRSLFDLCPVGIALNNIQGHFIKVNSAAETIYGYSLEELNQLSYFDLTPEKYADDEIRQLELLNTIGRFGPYQKEYIRKDGSLFPVELLGVLVTGNDGSQYIWSIIVDISERKRQEQALRLIVEGTAAKTGEEFFQSCVQYIAQVLEVRYAFIAEFIDSEKLSAKTLAFWALDDFGDNFTYNLAGAPCENVYSQADFCLYPNSVQSLFPEDTDLVALQAESYAGLPIMDAAGNPLGLLAVLDTKPMVQDIEMQSAILRIFATRAGAEIERIKAEAAVRQSEIQLRLQSEELTTTLKKLQNTQTQLIQAEKMSSLGQLVAGIAHEINNPVSFIYGNLQPAADYASYLIELVRLYQHHYPSPSPTISKFIEDIELEYLVSDFSNLLESMKTGATRISDIVKSLRTFSRLDEAELKPIDIHENIESTLIILQNRLNRSAEQKEISVVKNYGTLPLIECYGGLLNQVFLNLLVNAVDAIEQKQESLESVEKVDYVPKITITTSIVSTNQLSISIQDNGCGMSSQVQEKIFNPFFTTKPVGKGTGMGLATSYQIVTDNHQGNLRCCSTLGKGTKFRIELPISEQN